One Calditrichota bacterium genomic window, GTCGGTGTGAAGGACCATTTCTTCTCCAGGTCCAGGCCCGGTCGCTTGACCCCTCTGGGCAAGAAAAAGCCGAACTCCGCGGCAAGTTGCGGCAGTGGGTTCTGCAGGCCGTCGTAGATTTGGCCCAAGAGGCCCGGCCCCAACTCTGCGGAAAGGAGGTGCCCAGCGAATTCGGCGCGGTCGCCGACCTTCAACCCCTTGGTGCTCTCGAAGACCTGCACGTAAGCCACGTCCCGGTTGATGCGCACCACTTCGGAGACCAGGCGTTCCTCGCCGTGCACGATGTGGCCCACCTCGTTCTGCATCACGTTGCCATCGACGGCAATAGCCACCATGTTGCCGCTCACGCCGATGATCTTTCCTACCGCCGTGCTCATGGCTGAACCTCACAAAGTTGCCTGAACAGTTGCATCCCCTTTTCCTTGTTGAACGTGAACAGTCGCCGCAGAATCTGCAGCTTGAGCATGTACAGGATGAGGAATTCGAAATCGAAGTGGTGGTCGCTCTCGTGTTGTTCGATAAAGTCCCACCTCAGCCGGAGCAGGCGCTTCTCCACCTCCAGCGGGTTGCCCTCCCTGACGAGGCTGGGGGCAAACGTAGCAGGCTTGTAGTCCTGGCCACTGCGTTGCGCCTGACGCCAGGCGGCAAGGTCCGTGCGCAGGCGCCGTTCAAAGTCTTTGTAGGCAGCCAGAACACCGGGGCAGTGCTTGGGGATGGTGACGTCGTTGATGTCGACTGCTGCCAGGGTGGCGTATTCCGCGGCGGACAGCCACTTTGCCGCTTCCTGGAGGAAGGCCTCCACCGTCAGGTAGGATTCCCTGTCGAAGTACAGAGTAGGCAGTTGGGATATGAGGTAGTAGTGCTTATCCATTGTCCTGGCCGTTCAGCAGCGCCTGCAGGGTCGGGTTGAGGAACGACTTGAGGACCTCCGCGATGCTCTCGTCGGAAAAGTCGTAGTAGACCTCCTCGCCCCGCAGGCCGATGCGGAAGCCTTTTCCCACCGAGTCACCCACCCGAAGCACCAGGCCGTCACGCAGCTGCTGGCGCAGGCCGGCAAACAGGAGCGCCTCCAGCTTCTCCTTGTCCTCGGCGCTGACCACTACCTCTGCTGCGCCATCGCGCGCCCACTGGCTCAGCAGGTGTTGAATGAGCTGGCTGAGGAACTCCGGCGTAAGCGTTTGCGCCACCTCCCGCTTGAAGACCCGGTCGAAGAGCTCGTTGATGCGCT contains:
- a CDS encoding V-type ATP synthase subunit A; translation: MSTAVGKIIGVSGNMVAIAVDGNVMQNEVGHIVHGEERLVSEVVRINRDVAYVQVFESTKGLKVGDRAEFAGHLLSAELGPGLLGQIYDGLQNPLPQLAAEFGFFLPRGVKRPGLDLEKKWSFTPT
- a CDS encoding DUF2764 family protein; this encodes MDKHYYLISQLPTLYFDRESYLTVEAFLQEAAKWLSAAEYATLAAVDINDVTIPKHCPGVLAAYKDFERRLRTDLAAWRQAQRSGQDYKPATFAPSLVREGNPLEVEKRLLRLRWDFIEQHESDHHFDFEFLILYMLKLQILRRLFTFNKEKGMQLFRQLCEVQP